In Leptospira noumeaensis, a single genomic region encodes these proteins:
- a CDS encoding AAA family ATPase, giving the protein MKIVEVNLTENVTEKVGLRPLSMKKLGNTILLAGKNGSGKTRILDIIRNQTANLSSFLHQKNQSETQIKQLKMQIAQQPQQKQNIESEIKQYQKQITQIEGHISQQPQLKQKFEQQIKNLQNRITELENQISQQPQLKESIEQQIKIWQEISDTPQPIITDTGRQDIVIVDFVPNKIELEDWSNQNKQKWMQRADQAIQLGVSTLHQATLPLIQKILDRWVNTTHPNLEYSDNDKQESLKDYKRLQDIIKSFLGTHIGWNKDGYSTIFDRPVAQAQLSAGQRILLQLCVAIYSQGGNLSNHILFMDEPENHLHPSAVIDLLDTIRKNNPNGQIWIATHSIPLLSHFDASGLWFVDDRTVRHSGKKPEAVLRSLLGNEERIQKLKDFTSLPYELARNRFAFECLCPPNVVETDSSDPQSKQLYDQLKIIWEGKDSINLLDFGAGKGRMIANLADYENVSPDKLNYHAFDPTNSDKEQCLKNIALSYPDEVNRYHNSIESLRSKVDDNFFDVVVLSNVLHEIPHQSWCELFSNIKKLLSIYGYLLIIEDCRIPTGELAHNNGFIVLNTLHLKKIFKIPASEVNFIIHDARFDSKEHQGRLMAHLIPANYLDQITSETIIDALSEVKNSAKEEIRKIRRGEITYSNGLAHSFWVQQLANAVLCLTDLGKE; this is encoded by the coding sequence AAATAGTCGAGGTTAATTTAACTGAAAATGTGACCGAAAAAGTTGGTCTTCGCCCGCTCTCAATGAAGAAACTCGGAAACACGATACTGTTAGCTGGAAAAAATGGTTCAGGAAAAACAAGAATTCTTGATATTATCCGCAATCAAACAGCAAATCTATCCTCTTTTTTACATCAAAAAAACCAATCTGAAACTCAAATAAAACAATTAAAGATGCAGATTGCTCAACAACCGCAACAAAAGCAGAATATAGAAAGCGAAATTAAGCAATATCAAAAACAAATAACACAAATTGAAGGTCATATATCACAACAACCACAACTAAAACAAAAGTTTGAGCAACAGATTAAAAATTTACAAAATCGAATAACAGAATTAGAAAATCAAATATCACAACAACCACAATTAAAAGAAAGCATTGAGCAACAGATTAAAATATGGCAAGAAATATCAGATACTCCACAACCGATCATTACTGATACCGGAAGACAGGATATAGTAATAGTCGACTTTGTACCTAATAAAATTGAATTAGAGGACTGGTCGAACCAAAACAAACAGAAATGGATGCAAAGGGCTGATCAAGCGATACAACTTGGAGTTTCAACTCTACATCAAGCGACACTACCGCTGATACAAAAAATTTTAGATCGTTGGGTCAATACGACCCATCCTAATTTAGAATATTCTGACAATGACAAGCAAGAATCCTTGAAAGATTATAAGCGATTACAAGATATAATCAAATCTTTCCTTGGAACACACATAGGTTGGAACAAAGATGGCTATTCAACTATTTTCGATAGACCAGTTGCTCAGGCTCAACTTTCAGCCGGTCAACGAATCTTATTACAACTTTGTGTTGCTATATACTCTCAAGGAGGAAACTTATCAAACCATATACTCTTTATGGACGAACCTGAAAATCATCTACACCCTTCAGCAGTTATAGACTTGTTAGATACAATAAGGAAAAATAATCCAAATGGACAAATTTGGATTGCAACACACTCGATCCCTCTTCTTTCACACTTTGATGCATCAGGGCTTTGGTTTGTAGATGATCGTACCGTGAGACACTCTGGTAAAAAACCAGAAGCAGTATTAAGAAGTCTATTAGGAAATGAAGAAAGAATTCAAAAATTAAAGGATTTTACAAGCCTTCCTTATGAATTGGCTAGAAACCGTTTTGCATTTGAATGTTTATGTCCGCCTAATGTCGTAGAGACGGACTCAAGCGATCCCCAATCAAAACAACTTTATGATCAACTTAAAATAATCTGGGAAGGGAAAGACTCAATAAATCTTTTGGATTTTGGTGCTGGGAAAGGTAGAATGATTGCAAATCTTGCAGACTATGAAAATGTATCTCCAGACAAATTAAACTATCATGCCTTTGATCCAACCAATTCTGATAAAGAACAATGCCTAAAGAATATCGCTCTTTCCTATCCCGATGAAGTAAATCGGTATCATAACTCGATCGAAAGCCTTCGTTCTAAAGTAGACGATAACTTTTTTGATGTCGTAGTTCTGAGCAATGTTCTTCATGAAATACCGCATCAAAGCTGGTGCGAATTATTTTCTAACATTAAAAAATTATTAAGCATTTATGGTTATCTTCTTATAATAGAAGATTGTCGTATTCCAACTGGTGAGCTTGCACATAATAATGGATTTATAGTATTAAACACATTACACTTAAAAAAAATATTTAAAATTCCCGCTTCTGAAGTAAATTTCATTATACATGACGCGCGCTTTGATTCGAAGGAACATCAGGGACGTTTAATGGCCCATTTAATTCCAGCAAATTATCTAGATCAGATTACCTCTGAAACAATTATAGATGCTTTATCAGAAGTAAAAAATTCAGCAAAAGAAGAAATTAGAAAAATTCGAAGAGGTGAGATTACTTATTCAAATGGTCTTGCCCATAGTTTTTGGGTTCAACAATTAGCTAATGCGGTACTCTGTCTTACTGATTTAGGCAAAGAATAG
- a CDS encoding UPF0175 family protein, which yields MKSLSFQVPDQIDLNEYDFKMAMAVKLYETGKISIGQAADIVNLSKSSLIDVMKNYGSSILFGYSTDDLKNDLENA from the coding sequence ATGAAATCTTTAAGTTTCCAAGTTCCCGATCAAATAGATCTAAATGAATATGATTTCAAAATGGCAATGGCTGTTAAGTTGTATGAAACGGGTAAAATATCTATAGGCCAAGCTGCCGATATTGTCAATCTTTCGAAATCATCCTTAATTGATGTTATGAAGAATTATGGTTCTTCTATTCTATTTGGATATTCTACAGATGATCTTAAAAATGATTTAGAGAATGCCTGA